The Hypomesus transpacificus isolate Combined female chromosome 6, fHypTra1, whole genome shotgun sequence genomic interval CCCGAGACTCCTGGCTTTAGTCTGTGGGTTGCCACCAGCCTGCAGCTGCTCCTGTGGCCTCCAGATGGCGCTGTTGAGGCAAGGCATCTCACCCAGAGGAGACGAGTCAGCCAGTTTGGGATCGGAGGTCTTGTCGACAGGGGTGTAGATCTTTTCCTTGTTGGAAGAGACATCTTCCTCCACGGAGCTGTGGGAGGCATGAGCCTCCCAGtcagtctcctcctcttcctcgtcctcctcctcctcttccttcggTCTTTTCTCTCTTGAGGTCTGCTCAGGAACCATAGGTCCCCTTTTGCGGTCCGTCGTATCAGGCTTCTGGCCCGAGGGCTCAGGGTCAGGGGCATTtgagggagtcacctctctccacttcctcccctccccctcctcagcctcccccccctccccctccctggctgTTGCCGGAATAGCTGTGAGGGGAGCCGGAGATGGAATGCCTGTGACCTTCAGTGTGAGGACTCCTCTTCCAGCTGAAGCAAACAAGACATACGTGTACATAATGAGGTTCTTGTCTCAATACGACACACGGAGCCAAAGTGTAATAGTTAACGATAACATCACCCTTGAGATGGCTTACCGGCTTTCagagaggcaggctgtgtgACCGTGCTGGTCTTGGTGTGTGGCTGGGGCACTGTGACGGGGTGTCTGGAGACGGAAGCCGTCTGGCACAGCGTGGTAGAGGTCAGGGATTGGGCGTCTGGGGAAGCAGCCTTGTTCCTCTGGGCACACATGTCTTTCTGACGCTCACAGATCTCCCTCAGTTTGGACCTGATCAGCTCCTCTGGCTTTCCtgaaggacacacagacagacacagaaagacacagagagacacagagagagagacatagagagagacatagagagagagagagagagagagagagacacagagacacagagagagatagagagagagagaaagacacagagagagagagacagagagaaagagagaaatagacagagagcagctggaggttAGTGTTATTCAACAGACCTGGAAACGAGTGTTCAGGCCTAAGGTCAAGAAATTCTGTGAAGCCATGTGTTTGACAGTAAAGTAGAATAGCGTGGAGTAAAGCAGAGaagtactttattgatcccaggGCATAGATCCAATACACTCATGGTCAAATCAAGTCAAATTAGGGTCAGAGTACTATTTACAATCTGAATGACCTATCCAAGGACAGTATACCACGTTTAGGCCTATGTAGAACCATTCCAGTAAGCAACCAGGCCCATGCCAGTTGACCAGGTGCAGACCTACCAGACGCGTGGGCGATCTTCTTCACGTACGCAGACTGCTTCAGGGTcagtctcttcttcttctcctccaggtaGGCGGAGCTGTTCACGAGAGTGTTGATCTCTCTCCGGGCCTGAGAAACAAGAAGGAAGCAATACCAGCAAAGAGAGATTAGGCATGAGACTCAAACCTATGCCAGGGGGAAAAGCCCTTCTAACGGCCCTGCAAGCTCCAATTCCCCCCTCCCgcagcagaagaagaagagggtcACCTGAGAGAGGACGAGCAGCTTGGAGGCCCTGGGGTCCATCTCCTCCAGAAACAGGACGTCCTTGAGCTTGGTGAAGAGCTTGCGGTGCTCCGAGCGTCGCAGCCTCTCTGTCACCGTGTGGTTCCTGcgcttccccccctcctcgcacccctcctccccctcacccctcctatGCTGTGGAACACCAAGTggacacaaaaaaaactgtcaacATCCTACGAAACAACACGTTTTTTTATTGTTGCATCTGAAAGTCATTTCGTAACAAGGGATGCCGTTCGACAATGTAAGTTAGTAAAATAAAATTTAAGTTTAACCTTTTTTCTTGGTTTTTCTGTCGCATCAGTGTCCTGGCTGGAGTCACTGGGAAAGAAAAGACGTTTCAGAATCCACCTCTACATACATCTGTCTGACTGACAAGAGACATACACAGGCACgtccactctcacacacacacacacacacacacacgcacacgtcttACAGGGAGTCGGACATGCTGCGTCTGGCTGCGGCTCTCATCTCAGCGATAATGCACCTCTGAGTCCTCTCCTCCACCGTCTCGATGTCCACCGTTTCATCCTGACAAACACAGACGAGGCCCTCAGAACCTGGGGCAGACACTGGGTACCATGCAGAAGACGTCtgctaaactgtgtgtgtgtgtgtgtttttgtgtgtgtcgtaGAGGCACCGATCGCCAGACCAACCCTGCCCTCTTACcctgtcgtcgtcgtcgtcgtcgtcgtcgtcgtcatcgtcatcgtcatcatcgtctGAATCGGAGGTGTCTGTCAAGTCATCCGAGTCCGAGTCGTCTTCGGAGTCCTCTGTGAGGTCAGAATAACCGTTGTCCTGCATCTGCTCCCCAGTCACCTCCCCGATCTCTGCATCGCTCCCCTCAGACGCCATCTCCTCATCACAGGTCAGCAAGGGGGACTTCCTGGGGccggaggggaggggcggggccacTTTAGGGCGTGGCTGGTGGGTGGGTCCAGTGTAGGAGTGGTCAGCGGAGACAGGCTCGGGTGTGTCTGTGCCGGCTGTAGAGGTAGGGGTTCTAGAAAGACTAAGACTCTGTAAGACCATGTCACCGTTAGAGGAAACCTTCCTTGGCTGCAGTGGTTTAACAGTCATATTTAGGGCTGTTGGTTTAGCTGCCCTGGCTGGCTGTGGAGCGACACCAGCAGCTCCAGGCTTAGGGAGCTGGATCAGGGTAAAGCCCCCAGGGAGGGAAACTCCTGCTGGgccagcctggctctgccctgggCCCTTGGAGGCCTGGTCGGCCGGAGGGGGGAAGATTCTGAAGGAGTAGGTTCCTCTCTGACCCAGGAAGCTGGGGGTTTTCATGGAGGAGGAGACTGTTagagcgaggggggagggagagggggtctgGGAGGGGGTGACTGTGCCATGTTGGCCGGTGATGAATTTGATGAGAGGCTTTAGCGGAGGAAGGCTCCGAGGGAAGGAGGCAGTGTTGGAAGGGGGGGGTccgggggtggagaggggagggatgacTCGAGACGGCACCAGAGTTTCTGGCTGATTCGGCTGTGTTGTCGGAGCTGTGGAAACGACATGAGACAAGGGGTGAGAACAAGTACATAATAACGTATTAAATACTATATTATTAGCATCTAAACTAAAGCAAACTTTGCGTTTTCTTGGtgcgtctacacacacacacacacacactcgactgTTAACGTACATTCAACAGGGTTCTTGCCAACGACGACAGCCTTGGGCTTAACAGCCACCAGTTTGACTAGCTGTCCGTTGGGCTGGCGGTAGAGCTTGGTTCCCTGGAGGCTGGAGATGGACTGCAGTACCACCTTCTTGGCTATAGAGGGCAGCGGCACTGCGGGGGGGTGCTGGGAGGTGACCAACATCATGCAGGGCGCGGTGACTTCTTTGGGGTTTGTTGGTGTTTGTTGGTTGAGGAGAGTACGGGAAGACTTATCTAGACAAGATCAGATTCAACAATATCAGACAAAAAGTTGTTTGTTGtgggaaaagtgtgtgtgtgttttgtggttgTGTGGGTGTCTCACCTGGTTTCTGGACCCCAGCCTTGGAGCCCCTCTGCAGCAGGGGGGCGTTGGCTCCGGGGGTCTTGGGGTGagggccaccagggggcagcacTCGCGGccggggcagggggctgggcctgggagaAGTGTTCCCAGGAGACTTGGAGGCCTTGGGAGACATCTTGGCTGGTCTTCTCTGTGCATTGCGCAGCCTGCCTGTGACGAACGCAGCGAGCCGATTGGCCGGATGCAGAGCTCCCATCTGTCCCAGCAGGAGTCTGGCCTGAGAGTAGGACTTCCCGTTCACCTGCAGGAGGTGAGCACGCAGACTTAAGCAGATGAAGGTATACTGTGCACTTAACGTACAGCGGTAATCCTTAAGTCACGTAACTTAAATGTGGCGCAGAGCATTATACAACTACACCTAACATattttacatttcacatttcacCCGTGGATGAAAAAGAATGTACTCAAGTGAAAGAGAAATACATAGATCATTAACTTGtggtggtggagctggagggcaCGTAAACAGGAAGTCCTGTATGAGTCCTACCTGTATGAGTCCCACAGCAGCTTTCCCAGGCTGTTTCTTTCTGGCCTTGAGGCGACCGGCAGGAAACACTCCAGCCAAGAACGGCATGACGGCAACCTGCttctcctgctcttctgccTGGGCAccggtcctctcctcctcctcctcctcctcctctctcccaccttcctccacactctctccaccttcctcctcatcttcctcactGTGTTTGGGGTTCTCTTCGTTGTCCTTCTTCGCCGCCAGACTGACACTGATCTGTTGGGGGATGAGTGGGAGAATGTTGAGTTAGTTGTTGGCTAGTTCCGGATCTCTAGGATTAAAAAAGATCGATCAACTGAATCGTCATTCCAAGGGTCGGATGAGTCCAGTTCCAGGACTAAGCCAATACCAGTCCCCAGCCAATGACAGTCCCCAGCCAATTCCGGTTAATACGTACCCCATGCACGTGCTGGCCACAGACCCAAACCACCCAATGCTAATTCCAGCCCAGTACTTTATTCCAGGCATCCCCAACCTTTTCCACTTTAAGACCTCACACCCATTGCTCTAATATTTCTGCGTTCCCCCCCAACGACACATCCGCTCACTTAATTCACACCGATCACACATGTTTAGCTAACAAGCGATCAAATTCAGCgccacagtaagcacacattTTAGAAGGAGGTAATCTGCGTAAATACAACAATTCCTATAGTATCATATCACAACGTTAAATAGCAAACTGCTATATTGGCTATGCACACGACAGTGATCGCTATTTCCGTGAGCAAAAAAGGCAAGGCAAAAAAAAaggcccacccccagccccacctccagccccacccccagccccacctccaggccccacctccagccccacctccagccccacctccagccccacccccagccccacctccagccccacccccagccccacctccaggccccacctctagccccacccccagccccacctccagccccacctccagccccacctccaggccccacctccagccccacctccagccccagccccacctccaaccccacctccaggccccacctccagccccacccccagccccacctccagccccaccttGTAGATGATAGTGCTGCTGTCAGCCTTGCGGCCGCAGGACAGCAGCTTGATCTGGTACGGCCCCACCCTGAAGGGGGCGAAGAGGCCGTTCTGCTTCAGCCGTCGACACAGCACCATCAGGACCAGCTTGCGGTGAGCGTCCCAGTTACACTCTGACTGGATCTCCAGCATCTTGCTGGGCTCAGAAACTCTGGGCCTGGGCTGAGAACGACCCTTATCTGctacagaggagggggagattgaGATCAAATGTTATTTAATAAATTTAAAATGTGAACGGATTGTATATCTGTAGACAAGCCAGTAGTGCGATGACACCGAAAGGATGTTTCCCCTGCTGAGGCAGGTGCTGAGGAGTCTTACCTGTGTGAGGTGGGGCCAGAGGGGCGGTCAGGACGTTCCTGGGCTCCTTCTCCACTTCGGGGgccggggtgggggtggaggccggggcagAGGTGGgagtggaggccggggaggaggtggaggccggggCGGAGGTTGAGGCCGGGGCAGAGGTGGGAGTGGAGGCCGGGGCAGAGGTGGgagtggaggccggggaggaggtggaggccggggCGGAGGTTGAGGCCGGGGCAGAGGTGGGAGTGGAGGCCGGGGCAGAGGTGGgagtggaggccggggaggaggtggaggccggggCGGAGGTTGAGGCCGGGGCAGAGGTGGGGGTTGAGGCGGGGGCCGGGGTGGAGGAGGTCTTAGACAGGAGCAGCATCTGGGGAGGAGGTTTGCTGTTGAACTCTCTCACGCGGGCGCAGGTCATCATGCTCTCAAAGTATTTATACACCGGATCTTTATCCTCCTCTCGCATCTGTTGACGCACACCAAATCCATCAGTCCATTTTTCGATGAACATTTTATTGATATTTGTTGACAATGTTACTCTCTTAACACAGAAGTTGTATCTGTGACTTGTTTCTAGAAGCTCTAATCAGTCATTCCCCGAGTGATGTCAGTGCGTGGGACACAGCAAACCTGAGGGGTGGGTTTGGGGGTGTAGCGCTTGGCAGAGGAGGTGCTCTTGCAGGGCTCCTGGGGGGCAGACTTGGGGACGTGGAGCGGCTCAGGGTCGTTCTCCTCGTTGTCCTGGTCCCACAAACGGGAGAGGTGGCAGCCTGGGTTAGGCTGGGTGTCACTGCCCACCCTCGACACCGCTGTGGAGGAACAGCCAGCATTCAACGTTGGACGGGGTGTTGAATTCAAAGGCGGTGTGAATCAGGAAAATGTTATTGGAACATATTATGAATTATGATATGATTATATACAatgtatatactgtgtatacaCTGATTATATACACAAACTCTGATGAAGAAAAGCTATGTGACGAGTACATAATTGTATCCTTTACCTTTGTCCCTACAAAAGGTCCCTGCCAAGTCTAGTTCCAGGGGAAGAACTTACTGTACACAGGCCCTGTCGgggcctccttctctgtctctgtggtcTGTTTGATGATCCTGCGCTTGAAGCAGGcgcatcccagcatgcactctGTCCGTTGGCAGTGGAGCGGACCTCTGTTCCTGCGGTTcagactggcacacacacagcccagccggCAGAACTCCTGCCCACACTTCGGGCCCTCCACCAGCTTCATGGGCTTGGTGTGTAGAGTCCGGGTCTTGGACATACCCTGAGGAGACAGTGGAGAGGAATCAACAAGTTGTTACGCAACAgcctgagtggtgtgtgtgtgtgcgtgtaggtgtgtgtacgtTACCTGTATGGTGAGCAGTGTGCTCAGGGCCACCTCCGTCCTCTCCTGGCTGATGAATGTTCGGTGGTGTCCCAGGTAGGCAGaggcctcctccatctcctgcagCTTGAGCTGGAACCTGGTGAGGCCTGGGGTCCGGTAGTACAGCCAGCTGCCAGCCTGCCCTGCCCCCGGACTGCTGTCCCTCCTCCCAGAGACCTTGGCAGGAGgagacctggacacacacacacacaccactacgtTACACTTCTCAGTACAGGtcagagagggtgaaggagaggacaggaggcccTGTGAACGTCAGGGAGACATCTCTCCACTGTGACCGGAGCCTTACCTCTGAGCAGCAGGCCTGGCTGGGTGTGAGGCCTTGGCTCCGACGGGGGCTCGAACAGCTGAGGTGGGCATTTTCTTGGCGCTCTGAACCTGCGCCGGTCGTGGCGTTGCCGTGGCGGTTTTGGATTTGGTCTGTGGGGGCGTGGCCAGCGGTTTGGCTCTTACTGAGGGGGCGGGCTTCTTAGAGTtggcgaggggaggagggggcgtggTCAAGACGGAGTAGAGGAGGGACTTtcgggagagggggcagggcctGTTGGTCCAGGCAGgaagctggggagagggggtgcgAGTCTTCAGCACGCTGTCCAGGGTCCGCACGTAGCTGGTGCTTTTAGCCGGCAGCTCGTAGGCGACCGGGCCCTGGGGGTTAAGGGAGAAGGCAGCCGCACGCTCGCTGATTTGTTGAGCTTCGTTTTCCAGGTACTCATCCAGCATGTCGCTCCAGAACGCAGAGCGGTTCTTCAGTGCCCCCTCTGGATGGGAGGAGTCAACACGGGTCAAAGTTAATAAAAGCATTTGGCACGTTACACAAGAAGACTCAACTGAgtggaaggaggggaagagagagagagagagacagagagagagggagagtgagagagacagggggcggGTGAGCATGAGTGAGAACAGTGTTTGTGAGAAAGAGATATCCTTACCGTTCTGTGTGGCATAGGGGGACTCTTTGGTCTTTGTGAATTTTTCCCTCCAGCCTTTGATCTTCGTCAGATCGCTGGTCTTTCCTGTCCGAGACACAAAGGGAACTCCTCCATCTAAACAGGGGTCACCAGAGACAGAGTTAGCAAcagacattacattacatttagtcatttagcagacactcttatccagagcgacttacagtaagtacagggacattcccccaaggcaagtagggtgaaatgccttgcccaaggaaacaacgtcattttgcacggccgggaatcgaaccagcaaccttctgatcactagcccaattcccctaaccgctcagccacctgacttcccTTACAGACAGACAAAGCCGTCCTCTCTACAATCTCCCTTTGCTTGGAGACATCGCCAATTAAAAAGATGAGGCTGGTAGAATGCAGATGCCTGCAAACCATCCACCATATGGCTCCCACCAATCAGGTTTGCAGGTCAATAGatactgggggaggggggaagactTAGCCACGATACGTTGGAACGGCATGGCAACAAAACAAAGCTCTTTCCTGGTTCAAGTTGGTGGAAAGACATTAAGTAATCATGCTGGCATGAGGCTTATATGAAATAAGTATGATTAGTGAAACTGCTTATTAAGTAGCGAGTGGCTGTAATACATGAAACCACACAAAGCATGGAAATGAAAGCGATATCTCcttttaaatgtaattaatttCTATGCATTTGCATAACTCAGTTACACAATAATACTACCCTTATTAATCAGTGTGTCCTGCTTGCCCACTGTGACAGACCCAGGGCCTCCACTTCAATTACCGAAGGGATATGAATGTAAATTAATGGACGTTGGAGAATTAGGATTTTGTAAAGTGAATCGCTTTCTTAACGGCGCCTTAAGTTGTTCATAATGCCTGTACCATTTTTTATTTCTACTTTATCCCATGGAGGACCTCACACGAGTGTTACTAAcattacgtttacatttagtcatttagcagacgctcttatccagagcgacttacagtaagtacagggacattccccccgaggcaagtagggtgaagtgccttgcccaaggacacaacgtaatttggcttggcggggaatcgatccggcaaccttctgattactcgtccaactccctcaccgctcagccatctgactccgctAACAAACATCGTTCCAGCAGCGCTGGGATCAGGGCCGTGTTCTAGGCACAGGGACTCACcactgggggaggctggggtcgTAAGATTGTCCTTTCCCGTTAAcacaggggggggcaggggcagctGTACCCCCAGGTACTGGAGGTCTATAGCCTGTGCCGGGTCCAGCAGAGGCAATTTGAGGCCGACTGCAGAGGGGACAGGATACAAAAATTAGCTATCACAAACCACCATGGATGAGGACAAAGATAGAAGAATGTATTTCCTTCAGGATCAATAAAGTGAATTTAAtgtagtgcgtgtgtgtccacCTACCCTGCTGCAGAACTGGATGGATGACCTGTCTGTGTTTGAAGGTAGCCAGGTCCTGCAGTAGGACGGCCTGTACACGACTTATCTTCTCCTCAACAGTCTCTGTGACTTCCACGACCGCTAAGAGAAAGACCCAAACACAACATGCTATGACGGCCGCCATGTTAGCATCTCGTATGCACGTAAGAGCGTTCGTATGCACGTTCCCTCACCTGCGCTGTCCGGGCTCTGCTCAGGGACTTGTGGTGCTGGGGAGACGCTGGGTGGGATGTCTACCACATGGATCCCAAGAGCCTCCTGTAGAAAACAGAAGACACATACAGATTGAGAATGAATCAAGTATTAACTTATAAAAATATCAATGCTAACACCACATTTACTCGTCTAAATGACATATGACACCTCACATAACATTTAAACCCTTTAAAAAGGATGTATTGAACTGTGGAAGGATTTTACCCTTGAAGTGAAGGACACAAACAGCAGACCCTCCACGTCGTCTAGTTCTGGTTGCATGGCGACCGTAGGCGCGTTGCTGGTTGGCGTTACGGGGGCGGATCCTGCCTTAAGGCCACACCTCCCGCTGTTCACACCCTTCCCCTTGGCTTTGGTTTTCTTCCCCCTGGTAAAGGACTTGGGCACCACAAAACTGCCAGACGAGGGCTTGGGAGTAGGGGGCGACGGCCGGGGAAGGATTCTCTTCAGCTGAGGCGGTTTGGGCGTGCTGGGGGTTAGATTGGCATGGATGATGAGGTTCTTGACCTCGACAGTAACAGCGCTCTGCATGGCCGGACCCACAGCCCCTGCTGTCTCCGAGCACTCAGAGAAGCTGGACCCTGGAGGCTGTGGGGGGGCCGCGTGTGACGGTGTGGTGGCCTGAGAACTGGTAGCGGACAGCCTAGTCTGACTGGAGGGCAGGGTCAGTAGGGTCTTCCGGAGCTGTTTGTGTAGCGCGTGGTCACTGTCACTGTTGCCCACGTcgaggccctcctccccagctgAGACATCCGTCTCCTGGGTGTCCGAGGCTTCGGAGGGAGAGGATCCCACGCGCCACAGCTTGGCGTGCACCCTGCCATCTACCTCAGCTGAGGTCGACAGGGGTCGCTTCTTGCAGCTGGAAGTGAAACACAGGGTGCTAATGAGAGAATAGAACTTCTCTAGCCGAGTCGCCTGGTCAACGGTGTTAACGAGCATAATGTTTTTAGAAACTAGAAAGCTGTAGGAATCCATAGTCACTGTTTAAGCTGAAAACAATACATGAGCTCTCTGACCATTTAAAACTGCTTAATGGGACAACAGTGAAAACATGCTCTGgtttttacaaataaaatgttttattattccATGAATAAGGACTAAAACTTTGGGATGCATGTGGGTGAGTCAACAAATATAACGCAACGGTCATTTGATGCTTTCACATGACATGTGGATACAAAGAAAATGAAACTATAAtgacatttatttttatcaCAAGGAATAGTAAAATCTTACTGCAATAATAAAAAGGCTTACCTGAGGTCCAGGCCAACGTTGTCTGGATCTTTCACAGTGTGGTAGCTCCTTGGCCTTGCATGGTTTAGACCAGGGAGACGGGTATCCACTGGGTCTGCTTGAGGAGGCTCCTGCTTCAGCTTGTCCTCCCTGAAGCCCCTTGCAAACGGATTGTGGTCAATCTTCAACTGGGTTATCTGCATATTTTGGTAGGTAGTCACCGAATAAAATCTCATCTGAGGAAACGTGAAGGTCATGACCTCTGGCCAGCTAAGTGAAGAATTGTGAGGGTCAGGTAAACTTTCACTACGGATAGGAATGACATGTAAACTGGGCTGGTAGCGACGCATGGTCTGCAACACAGCATGTCTGTCCGGCTCCAGGATGTTATTAGTCAGCTTGAGGGTCCGGAAGGACACGTGGCGGACCATCAGTTCCTTGCCCGTGGCTGGTGAGCACTCGTGGGGAAAGGCTCGCCCAGGGAGCCTCTGCTCATACGGTTCCACCTGCCCACAGGCCTCCCAACTGGATCCAGTCCAGCGATGCTTGTGGGGGTCCGTGGGAGTGATCGACAGGAACAGGGAATAACGAAGTGTGGGATCCAGACCGCTCAGACGGAAGAAACAGTAAGGGAACATGCGACGTCCCTGTTTGGTGACGATCATCTCAGTTCCGTGGTGGTAGAACTCCATCCAGACACTGTGGTTCTCCAGGGAAACGGAGACGGGCCCGCTGGTCAGCACCTCAGACAGATCAGTAGGGTCTGGGGTGCTGCTAGTGTCTGGGTCACTAGCGTCTGTCGGTGAATCTGCTAATGATTCTCCTGTGTTTTCCTCGTTGGCTACTTTCTGCTCTGTGGCTGAGGTAACCGAGCTAGCTTCAGCATTCTCAATAGAGTCCATATTTGCCACTTCTGAAGAATTGGCTGCGCTTGCCTTGGTGGGTGAGGCTTCGGCCGGGGCGGTATCTGGGTTTGTGATGGATGCAGCTTGGGTGTCCATTTTGTCCTTTCTGGAGAGGCTTGGCTTCCTGCTGACAGGTTCAGATGTGGGGCACAAGTGGGTGTCAGTGGAGTCCATCTCCTCTGGCGTAGTTACCTCACAAAGGTCTTCCATGGTTAGGAATAAAAGGTGTACTTCTGGTTTTAACTGAGGTTGTGTTCATCTGTTGTCTGAAAGCAAAATACATTTTGGCTGTCATCATAAATATACAAACATTAAAACGAGGCCCCTTAGATTATAGACTATTTAGCTTAATTTAATGACAAACTCTAATAAACGCTAGCTTTATCAACAAACACGTGCATCACTATCGGGTTGCAAGTGATTGTCATTAGTTAGGCATACTTTGTGTTTAAAAGAATAAGGATAGTAAACATGACAGTGCCTAGGCTTAATAACGACATTTTGTTTGACTATTTTTCCACTGCATACGATTCGTTCATCAGTGACCTAAAAACGACATGCAAAGAATTAAAGTTAAAACAACCCTGTCTTGTCCTTATCAAGACTGTTGTAGGCCTTCACATATTTACCTGGCGAgtttggggggagggaaagTTCTGGTTTAATTGCCGCTTCCCTTTTGTGTACGATGCGGTATGAGGACTAACAAAATAAGTCAAACTGTTGCACGCCGTCGTCTAAACAAAAGGCCTTGACGCTGGCTATCCTTCGAGCATGAACATAAATTCGCAAATGGAGGCCGAAGCCACGCAGCGTTCGAATACACCA includes:
- the LOC124469045 gene encoding MAX gene-associated protein-like yields the protein MEDLCEVTTPEEMDSTDTHLCPTSEPVSRKPSLSRKDKMDTQAASITNPDTAPAEASPTKASAANSSEVANMDSIENAEASSVTSATEQKVANEENTGESLADSPTDASDPDTSSTPDPTDLSEVLTSGPVSVSLENHSVWMEFYHHGTEMIVTKQGRRMFPYCFFRLSGLDPTLRYSLFLSITPTDPHKHRWTGSSWEACGQVEPYEQRLPGRAFPHECSPATGKELMVRHVSFRTLKLTNNILEPDRHAVLQTMRRYQPSLHVIPIRSESLPDPHNSSLSWPEVMTFTFPQMRFYSVTTYQNMQITQLKIDHNPFARGFREDKLKQEPPQADPVDTRLPGLNHARPRSYHTVKDPDNVGLDLSCKKRPLSTSAEVDGRVHAKLWRVGSSPSEASDTQETDVSAGEEGLDVGNSDSDHALHKQLRKTLLTLPSSQTRLSATSSQATTPSHAAPPQPPGSSFSECSETAGAVGPAMQSAVTVEVKNLIIHANLTPSTPKPPQLKRILPRPSPPTPKPSSGSFVVPKSFTRGKKTKAKGKGVNSGRCGLKAGSAPVTPTSNAPTVAMQPELDDVEGLLFVSFTSREALGIHVVDIPPSVSPAPQVPEQSPDSAAVVEVTETVEEKISRVQAVLLQDLATFKHRQVIHPVLQQVGLKLPLLDPAQAIDLQYLGVQLPLPPPVLTGKDNLTTPASPSDGGVPFVSRTGKTSDLTKIKGWREKFTKTKESPYATQNEGALKNRSAFWSDMLDEYLENEAQQISERAAAFSLNPQGPVAYELPAKSTSYVRTLDSVLKTRTPSPQLPAWTNRPCPLSRKSLLYSVLTTPPPPLANSKKPAPSVRAKPLATPPQTKSKTATATPRPAQVQSAKKMPTSAVRAPVGAKASHPARPAAQRSPPAKVSGRRDSSPGAGQAGSWLYYRTPGLTRFQLKLQEMEEASAYLGHHRTFISQERTEVALSTLLTIQGMSKTRTLHTKPMKLVEGPKCGQEFCRLGCVCASLNRRNRGPLHCQRTECMLGCACFKRRIIKQTTETEKEAPTGPVYTVSRVGSDTQPNPGCHLSRLWDQDNEENDPEPLHVPKSAPQEPCKSTSSAKRYTPKPTPQMREEDKDPVYKYFESMMTCARVREFNSKPPPQMLLLSKTSSTPAPASTPTSAPASTSAPASTSSPASTPTSAPASTPTSAPASTSAPASTSSPASTPTSAPASTPTSAPASTSAPASTSSPASTPTSAPASTPTPAPEVEKEPRNVLTAPLAPPHTADKGRSQPRPRVSEPSKMLEIQSECNWDAHRKLVLMVLCRRLKQNGLFAPFRVGPYQIKLLSCGRKADSSTIIYKISVSLAAKKDNEENPKHSEEDEEEGGESVEEGGREEEEEEEERTGAQAEEQEKQVAVMPFLAGVFPAGRLKARKKQPGKAAVGLIQVNGKSYSQARLLLGQMGALHPANRLAAFVTGRLRNAQRRPAKMSPKASKSPGNTSPRPSPLPRPRVLPPGGPHPKTPGANAPLLQRGSKAGVQKPDKSSRTLLNQQTPTNPKEVTAPCMMLVTSQHPPAVPLPSIAKKVVLQSISSLQGTKLYRQPNGQLVKLVAVKPKAVVVGKNPVESPTTQPNQPETLVPSRVIPPLSTPGPPPSNTASFPRSLPPLKPLIKFITGQHGTVTPSQTPSPSPLALTVSSSMKTPSFLGQRGTYSFRIFPPPADQASKGPGQSQAGPAGVSLPGGFTLIQLPKPGAAGVAPQPARAAKPTALNMTVKPLQPRKVSSNGDMVLQSLSLSRTPTSTAGTDTPEPVSADHSYTGPTHQPRPKVAPPLPSGPRKSPLLTCDEEMASEGSDAEIGEVTGEQMQDNGYSDLTEDSEDDSDSDDLTDTSDSDDDDDDDDDDDDDDDDDRDETVDIETVEERTQRCIIAEMRAAARRSMSDSLDSSQDTDATEKPRKKHRRGEGEEGCEEGGKRRNHTVTERLRRSEHRKLFTKLKDVLFLEEMDPRASKLLVLSQARREINTLVNSSAYLEEKKKRLTLKQSAYVKKIAHASGKPEELIRSKLREICERQKDMCAQRNKAASPDAQSLTSTTLCQTASVSRHPVTVPQPHTKTSTVTQPASLKAAGRGVLTLKVTGIPSPAPLTAIPATAREGEGGEAEEGEGRKWREVTPSNAPDPEPSGQKPDTTDRKRGPMVPEQTSREKRPKEEEEEDEEEEETDWEAHASHSSVEEDVSSNKEKIYTPVDKTSDPKLADSSPLGEMPCLNSAIWRPQEQLQAGGNPQTKARSLGKEAVVRVQGLSKDERREGPDSLQDQDVSKDEDLVARTKVSPRKRMRETSSERIPVSPSSTLVPAKRLPLLLPKVQASRLKPVSPVGDPPATVGDASVPAKRGRGRPPKKKPAGSETVSEDSSTGDRGNKTPASIDPQSPAVEIPPAPESPAAVDCLAPPKRGRGRPPKKKSDASEAPVEDVLKTGSSQDGSARAEGSPAGTKPGGRLSGTSPATRTRGGPDTVPSAGEIPLTTGSSPASPARVSPLSKPVTRSALGKDFPSAKRKSWTDYLM